The Procambarus clarkii isolate CNS0578487 chromosome 76, FALCON_Pclarkii_2.0, whole genome shotgun sequence genome includes a window with the following:
- the LOC138357147 gene encoding uncharacterized protein, translated as MKEGGAINTATMKEGGAINTATMKEGGAINTATMKEGGAINTATMKEEGAINTATMKEEGAINTVTMKEGGAINTATRKEEGAINTVTMKEGGAINTATMKEEGAINTVTMKEGGAINTATMKEGGAINTATMKEEGAINTATMKEEGAINTVTMKEGGAINTATRKEEGAINTATMKEEGVINTATMKEEGAINTATMKEGGAINTATMKEGGATNTATMKEEGAISTATMKEEGAINTATMKEEGAINTATMKEEGAINTATVKEGGAINTATMKEGGAINTATVKEGAATNTATVKEGAATNTATFIINCENKV; from the exons ATGAAGGAAGGAGGAGCCATAAACACAGCCACAATGAAGGAAGGAGGAGCCATAAACACAGCCACAATGAAGGAAGGAGGAGCCATAAACACAGCCACAATGAAGGAAGGAGGAGCCATAAACACAGCCACAATGAAGGAAGAAGGAGCCATAAACACAGCCACAATGAAGGAAGAAGGAGCCATAAACACAGTCACAATGAAGGAAGGAGGAGCCATAAACACAGCCACAAGGAAGGAAGAAGGAGCCATAAACACAGTCACAATGAAGGAAGGAGGAGCCATAAACACAGCCACAATGAAGGAAGAAGGAGCCATAAACACAGTCACAATGAAGGAAGGAGGAGCCATAAACACAGCCACAATGAAGGAAGGAGGAGCCATAAACACAGCCACAATGAAGGAAGAAGGAGCCATAAACACAGCCACAATGAAGGAAGAAGGAGCCATAAACACAGTCACAATGAAGGAAGGAGGAGCTATAAACACAGCCACAAGGAAGGAAGAAGGAGCCATAAACACAGCCACAATGAAGGAAGAAGGAGTCATAAACACAGCCACAATGAAGGAAGAAGGAGCCATAAACACAGCCACAATGAAGGAAGGAGGAGCCATAAACACAGCCACAATGAAGGAAGGAGgagccaccaacacagccacaatGAAGGAAGAAGGAGCCATAAGCACAGCCACAATGAAGGAAGAAGGAGCCATAAACACAGCCACAATGAAGGAAGAAGGAGCCATAAACACAGCCACAATGAAGGAAGAAGGAGCCATAAACACAGCCACAGTGAAGGAAGGAGGAGCCATAAACACAGCCACAATGAAGGAAGGAGGAGCCATAAACACAGCCACAGTGAAGGAAGGAGcagccaccaacacagccacagtgaaggaaggagcagccaccaacacagccaca TTCATCATTAATTGTGAAAATAAGGTCTAG